The DNA sequence GATCAAGCGCCAGCATCTCGATGCGATCCTCCTGTTCCGCATGGGTGACTTCTACGAGATGTTCGACCAGGACGCGGTGACCGCCTCGAAGATCCTGGAGATCACGCTCACCGCCCGGAACAAGTCGAAGGGCGTCGAGACGCCGCTTTGCGGCTTTCCCTATCACGCCGCCGAAGGGTACATCGCGAAGCTCATCCGGCGCGGCTTCAAGGTGGCGGTCTGCGAGCAGGTTGAGGACCCCAAGCTCGCCAAGGGGATCGTGAAGCGCGAGGTGATCCGCGTCGTCACCCCGGGCACGGTCCTCGACGCGAACCTGCTCGACGCGAAGGACAACAACTACCTTGCGTCGCTCTCTCCTGCAAAGGACGGCTTCGGGCTTTCCTTCCTCGACATTTCCACGGGTGATTTCTTCATGGCGGAGGTCGCCGGCAGGTCCAACCTGGCGGAACTGGACACCCTGCTCGCCCGGTTCGCGCCGCGGGAGATCGTGCTGCCGGAGGGTGTCCAGATCGAAGCGGGGCTGGCGTCCCTCCTCCGGCAGTACACGCAGGCGGTCAATGCCTATGATGACTGGACGTTCGACCGGGACACGGCCCTGCGGACCCTCCTCGATCACTTCAAGGTAGCCTCGCTCGAAGGGTTCGGCTGCAGCGGCATGAAGGCGGGCATTTCCGCGGCCGGCGCAGCGATACGGTACATCGGGGAAACGCAGAAGACGGGCCTTGCGAACATAAGGAGGATCAAGCCGTACCTGGCGCGGGAGCACATGGTGCTGGATGCGTCGTGCTCGCGGAACCTGGAGCTCGTGAAGAATATGTTCGACGGCTCATCCCGGGGGACGCTGCTCTCGGTGCTCGATCACACGGTCACCTCCATGGGCGGCAGGAAGCTGCGCGAATGGCTGCTGAACCCGCTCCGGGACGCCGGGGAGATCGAGCGCCGTCTCGACGCCGTGGCCGAGTTCAAGAACGACCACCAGCTCCGCGCGAACCTGCGCACCGCGCTCGGGGCCGTCTACGACCTCGAACGGCTGATCAGCCGCGTCTCGCTCGGCGCGGCCAATGCCCGCGACCTGCTCGCGCTCAAGCAGTCCTTCACCGCCCTTCCCCGGATCCGCGAGCACCTCGCCGGCTGCATGGCGAAGCTGATCTTCGCGATGACCGGCGACTGGGACGACCTTCAGGAGGTGCTCCAGCTCATCGACAGGGCCGTCTCCGACGATCCCCCCTATGCGCTGCGGGAAGGAAAGCTGATCAAAAAGGGTTTCAACGCGGAGCTCGACGAACTCCGGTCCATCAGCTCCGAAGGCAAGGGCTGGATCGCCGGCATCGAGCAGCGAGAGCGGGAGAGGACCGGCATCAACTCCCTCAAGGTGAGCTACAACAGGGTCTTCGGTTACTATATCGAGATAACCAGGGCGAACCTCGCAAACGTGCCGCAGGATTTTATCCGGAAACAGACCCTGGCGAACGCGGAGCGGTTCATCACGCCGGAGCTCAAAGAGTTTGAGGAGAAGGTCCTCGGAGCGGAAGAGAAAATTCTCGACCTGGAATACCGGCTGTTCCTGCAGGTTCGGGACAACGTCGCCGCGTCCACGGTCAGGGTCCAGGACATGGCGGGAAGGCTCGCGGTCATCGACTGCCTCGCATCCCTGGCGGAGGCTGCGGCCAGGAACAGTTACGCCAGGCCCATAATCCTCGAAGGCGACCTCCTGAAGATCGTGGAAGGCCGGCATCCGGTCATCGAACAGCTCGTGGAGGAGCGGTTCATCCCGAACGACACGGTGCTGGACTGCGAGGAGAACCAGATCATGATCCTGACCGGGCCGAACATGGCCGGCAAGTCCACCTACATGCGGCAGGTGGCACTGATCACGCTCATGGCGCAGATGGGCGGCTTCGTCCCTGCCCGGGAAGCGCAGATCGGGATCGTGGACCGGATCTTCACCCGCGTCGGCGCATCGGACTTCATCGCACGAGGACAGAGCACGTTCATGGTCGAGATGAACGAGACCGCCAACATCCTGAACAACGCCACGGACCGGAGCCTGATCATCCTTGACGAGATCGGAAGGGGCACGAGCACATTTGACGGCATCAGCATCGCCTGGGCTGTTGCCGAGCATATCCATACCAGGCTCAGGGCGCGGACGCTGTTCGCGACGCACTACCATGAACTAACGGAACTGGCGCTGACCATGGACCGCGTGAAGAACTGCACCGTGGCCATCAAGGAGTGGAACGACCAGATCGTTTTCCTGCGGCGCGTCGTCGAGGGCGGCGCCGACAAATCGTACGGCATCCAGGTTGCGCGGCTCGCCGGGCTTCCCGCGTCGGTCATCGACCGGGCGAAGGAAGTGCTTGCCAACCTTGAGCAGGCGGAGTTCAACGAGCTGGGAGAGCCGGTCGCCGCATCCCATCTCCCGGGAACGGGCGCGGGGGGCGGGCCGAAAGCACCAGGGAACGGGAAGGACGGCGAAGGGGCAGATGCGCCACAGCCCCAGCTCGGGCTGTTCGCGACCGAGGCCGGGCTCCTGTTCAAGGAGATCGCCGACCTGAACCTGGATGCCATGACGCCCCTGGACGCGATGAACAAGCTCCATGAACTGAAGAAAAAGGTGGAGGGTGACTCCTGATGCTGGTTGCCCGGGAAAGGAAAATCTACCGGAACTTCATACTCTCGACCGGCCTGGTCACGGCTCTGGTGCTGTCGGTCATCTTTCTCGATATGGCCTTCCGCACGCGGCAGCTCATGAACGAGGAGAACCTGATCCAGGCCCGTGTCCTGTTCAACACGATCGTGCTGACCAGAAAATGGAACGCCAATTACGGCGGTGTGTACGTGGAGAAGAGGCCCGGGGTAAGCTCCAATCCCTATCTCGAAGATCCGGACATCAGGACTTCCGAGGGAAAGGTCTTCACCCTCCGGAACCCGGCGCTCATGACCCGCGAGATATCGGAGTACGCCGCACGGGAAGGCCTGTTCCGGTTCCATATCACGAGCTTGAAGCTCCTGAACCCCGGGAACGCAGCCGATGTTTTTGAGACGGAGGCCCTGCGTGAATTTGAACGGGGAAATCTGAAGGAGATGAGCAAGGTAGAAAACAGCAACGGCCGGAGTTCCTTCCGGTATATGGCTCCGCTGTACGTGGATGAAAGCTGCCTGCAGTGTCACGGCCGCCAGGACTACCGGCTGGGAGATGTCCGCGGCGGCATCAGCATCACCTTCGATATCGAAGACCTGCAGAAAAAAATCAAGACGAACACATTCTGGATTTTCTTTTTCGGGATCACGAGCACGGCGATGCTCCTGGGTCTTATCGCCGTCTTCATGGCCCGGCTCATCAAGAAACTTGCCGATGCGCGGCAGCAGATAGAGCGGATCGCGATCACTGATGAATTGACCGGACTGTACAACCGTCGGCATGTCCTGGACCGGTTCGGCGAGGAGTTTGAAAAAAGCGCCCGGTTGAAGACAAACCTGTCCTGCATCATTGCCGATATCGACCATTTCAAAAACGTCAATGACCGCTACGGACATCTCAAGGGCGATGGCGTCCTGAAGGAAGTGGGCCGTCTTTTGAAGAGCACGGCGCGGGCCTACGACATCGCGGGCCGGTACGGAGGGGAAGAGTTCCTGATCATTCTGCCCGCTACCAGTCTTGAACAGGCCTGGAACTACGGGGAGCGGATCCGGATGCAGGTCAAGGAAACCATGATGGATGACGTGCAGGTTACCATCAGCATGGGAGTTACCGAAATCCAGGCGGGCGATGCGTCCATCGATGACCTGATCAGGCGGGCCGACGACGCCCTGTACCGGGCAAAGGATGCGGGCAGGGACCGGGTGGACTGGCTGCCGCGCTTCTGATCCGGCTGCAGCAGGCCGGGCCGGTTCTCGAATTTCCCATTGACACCCTGACCAGGTTTTGGTAATATCGTCCCTCTATTCCGCATTTGAAAGGAGCAGAACCAGCGATGCAGGTGATTCTTCGGGAAGATATTGATAAACTGGGCAAGATCGGCGACCTGGTGAAGGTTGCGGACGGGTACGCCCGGAACTATCTGGTGCCAGGGAAAAAAGCGATCGAGGCCACGCCGGACAACGTCCATGCCATGGAGCATGCGAAGAAAATGGTTGCCGACCGCCTTCGCAAGCTGAAAAAGGAAGCGGCAGCCGATGCCGACCAGATCAAGGGCCTGTCAATCGAGATCAAGGCCAAGGTCGGCGAGGAAGGCAAGCTCTTCGGCTCCGTCACGCCCATGGACATCATCGAGGCGGCGAAGGCCAAGGGCGTCACCATCGATAAGAGAAAGATCGTGCTCGAGGAGCCGATCAAGCGAGTGGGCGAATACACGATCACCGTGAAACTCCACGCCGACGTGACCGCCGACTTCAAGGTGTCCGTCACGGCTGCGGAATAGGCTGAGCGTACACGCTCCTCGCTTTCTTCCTGACACGTCCTACTCTCAAGGCTGGTGGATCCACACCAGCCTTCGTTTTTCCATTCCCCCGATGTACGTGGAGATGAACCATGGCGCTTGAGACCGAAATCTCCCTTCAAAAACTCCCCCCGCAGAACATCGAAGCCGAACAGATGGTGCTGGGCGCCATCATGATCGAGAATGACGCTATGAACAAGGTCGTGGAGCTCCTGTCGCCCGAGGATTTCTACAAGGACGCCCACCGCAGGATATTCAAGGTCATGATCGACATGTTCGAGTCGGGTGAGGCGATCGACCTCGTCACGCTGCCCGACGCGCTGCGCGGGAAGGTGGGCCTCGAGGCGATCGGCGGCGCGTCCTATCTCGCGGCCCTGGTCAGCATGGTCCCCACGGCGGCGAACATCAAGAACCACGCACGGATCGTACGTGAGAAATCGGTCCTGCGCAGGCTCATCCATTCCGCAACGGACATCGTCACCCAGAGCTACGACGACGCCCGCACGATCGACATCGACGAACTGCTCGACCGTGCGGAGAAGTCCATTTTCGAGATCGCCCAGAACAAGATCAGGGACTCCTTCGTGTCCATGAAGAACATCGTAGGGCACAGCTTCGCAATCGTGGAACGGCTCTACGAACGGAAGGAAATGGTCACCGGCCTCCCGACGGGGTTCGTGGACCTCGACGAGCGGACGTCCGGCTTTCAGCCGAGCGACCTGATCATCATTGCCGGGAGGCCGTCGATGGGCAAGACCGCCTTCGTCCTGAACATCGCGGCCCACGCGGCGATCGACAAGGGGAAATCGGTCGCGATCTTCAGCCTGGAAATGTCCAAGGAGCAGCTCGTTCTCCGGCTCCTCGGCTCCGAGTCGCGGGTGGACGCGCACCGGCTGCGGACGGGCCATCTTTCCGAGCGGGACTGGCCGGCGCTCTCGAACGCTGCCGGACGTCTCGCCGAAGCGCCCATCTTCATCGATGACACGGCGGCCATCTCCGTGCTCGAAATGCGGGCAAAGGCAAGACGGCTCAAGGCGGACCAGGGAGTGGACCTGCTCATCGTGGACTACCTCCAACTCATGCGCGGAAGGGGAGACGAGGGCAGCCGCGAGCAGGAAATCTCCAACATCTCCCGTTCGCTCAAGGCTCTCGCCAAGGAGCTCCAGATACCCGTGGTCGCACTCTCCCAGCTGAACCGGGCCGTGGAAACTCGCCCGGGGAGGGAGAAGCGGCCGATGCTGGCGGACCTCCGTGAATCCGGCGCGATCGAACAGGACGCGGACGTGATCCTCTTCATCTATCGCGACGAGGTATACAACAAATGCGAGTGCCCCCACGACGGCGAATGCCTCTGCGGAAGAAGGGGCGTGGCCGAGGTTATCATCGGCAAGCAGAGAAACGGCCCCATCGGTAAGGTGGACCTGACGTTCATCAACCGGTATACGCGGTTCGAGAACGCGGAAAAGCGGTTCTAGAAAGAAGCACCGGCTGCCAGGCGTTGGATTATCCATAAGCATCAGCTCCAAATTAGTATGGTAACGTCGTGACGGGATGTTGTTTGTAGTTGAGGATATGCAATTTCAGGAGGGCTTCCTTGGCTTCGGAAAAGGCGGCAATCACCGATAGGCTGCAGAAGTATATTGATAAGGCCGAGTGGAAATCGGCCATTGCCGAGATGGAGAAGCTGTTTGCCATCGACCCCGACCCCATCGTGCGGGTCCGGATCGGCGATGCACGCCAGAAACTGAATCAGAAAGCGGAAGCCATAAAAGAATACATGACCGCCGCCCACCTCTATGCCGAGAAGGGGTTCGTGGTCAGGGCCCTGGCCCAGTACAAGCTGGCGCTGCGACTCGATCCGGGGAACCGGGAGGCCCAGCAGAGGATGGAAGGCCTGCATTCGAACAAGACAGTCTCTGAGCTCAAGCTCGAACCGACCGTGGAAGGAGAAGCGCAGCCCACCCGGAGCGTGATCCCGCTGTTCTCCGACCTGACCCAGGAGGAGTTCAACGAGTTCACGAAGCGCATGATGATCCATACCGTCCCAGCGGGCAAGCCTATCGTCCGGGAGGGGGAGGCAGGCAGCTCCGTCTACATCGTCACGCGGGGATCGGTAAGGGTCTATTCCTCTATCCAGAACAAGCGCGTCGATCTCGCGGTGCTCCAGGCGAGCGATTTTTTCGGCGAGATCGCCTTCCTGACCGGGAATCCCCGGACCGCTACGGTCGAGGCGGCGGAGCCGACCGATTTGCTCGAGGTGGCCGAGGAGGATCTCAGGGACGTGATCCAGAAGTGGCCCCGCGTCAAGGAAGTGCTGCAGAACTATTACGAGGAACGCGTGAAGGGCACCATGGAAAAAATGAAAGGCGCTCTGTAGTATTCGGCACCGTCGCGCAGGCCGAGTGGTTTCTTCGGCGGGAAGAAAAGGTTCAGGAGCCGAACAAGTAACGTCCACACACGATGAGGTGCCTATGCGCCGTCATCCGGCGGTTGCAGGACAGTTTTATAAGGGAACGGCTGAAGGGCTCAGGCAGCAGGTGGAGTCCTTTGTTGTCCCCGCAGCCGAAAAAGTCCGGGCACTGGGCATCCTCTCCCCCCATGCCGGTCTCATGTATTCCGGCACCGTGGCAGGGGCGGTCTACTCACGGCTGGATCTGCCCGACACTTTTATCCTGATCGGGCCGAACCATACGGGTCTTGGCGCGCCAATCTCGATCATGGCCAGGGGCAGTTGGGAAACGCCGCTCGGAACCGTTGCTATCGACGAGGCTCTGGCCGGCATACTGTTGTCGAGATCCTCCCGCATCCGCGAAGACTCCCTGGCCCACCTGCATGAGCATTCTCTCGAGGTCCAGCTCCCGTTCATCCAGTACTTTAAGAAAGACTTCTCCATGGTGCCCATCCAGATGATGGACACCAGGCTTGAGACCTGCCTTGAACTGGGCCGGGCCGTGGCCGGGGCGATCAGGGACCGGATGGGCAGCGAGAGACAGGGGACGAAGGACGAGAGATCGGGCAATGTCCTCATTGTGGCGAGTTCCGACATGAGCCACTATGAAGCGGCGTCAATTGCAAAGGAGAAAGACCAGAAAGCAATAAAGCAGATCCTGAACCGCGACCCCGCAGGCCTCTACCGCACGATCAGAGAATACGGTATCACCATGTGCGGCTACGGTCCCGCCGTCGCGATGCTGACCGCCTGCAACGAACTCGGCGCCACCCGGGCCGACCTGGTAAAATATACCAACTCCGGGGAGGTGAGCGGGGACTTTGATCGGGTTGTGGGGTATGCCGGTATCATCGTTTCGTAATCTCCCTCCTTCTTATTGCCGTAAATATAGGTAAAAACAAAAAATAATAGCATACCGTCATTTTAGCGCTACCCTCTTATCGTAATCTTCATCATGATACATACCCCTGTTAAGGAGGTTCATGATGAAGATCAGGAAAGAGAACGGGATCAGCCTGGTAGAACTGATGGTCGTGATTTCTATTGTAGCCATACTGGTCGGGTTCACATCGGTCGGGAGGGACGTTATCCGAAGAGGTCAGGTCATGGGCGCAGCCAAACAGCTCCTCGCGGACCTTCAGCATGCGAGAATGGATGCCATGACGCAAGATTCGAGAGGCTTTGGCATTCGTTTCGCTTCTTCCAAATCATACGCTGTCTTTCAGTTTAATGACTGTAATAATGATTTCAACTATGATGCAGGCACCTGCCCGGGCGGGACGCGGGAGGAGGCGAACCCGGTTCTTCGTACCCTGCCGGGAACGGTCATTCTGAACAAATCCGACCTAAAAACGGACATCAGCAATGAAGTCAGAATCTTCGATCGTTTCGGCAGGTCGCGTCAGGAAACGGGAGGCGTGGGCGGTATAACGGTTATCGTGAGCGACTCAGCAACCCCGGGGATGGTCCATTGCATCAAGATAAGCGCGAGCAGAGTCATCGAGGGCCGATGGAACGGGGGAGAGTGTACTATGTGATAAGCTATTTTATAGGCATGCAATGAGAAATCGAAACCGGTAACGGTCCACCCCATCCGAAA is a window from the Nitrospirota bacterium genome containing:
- the mutS gene encoding DNA mismatch repair protein MutS, which codes for MSDLTPLMKQYREIKRQHLDAILLFRMGDFYEMFDQDAVTASKILEITLTARNKSKGVETPLCGFPYHAAEGYIAKLIRRGFKVAVCEQVEDPKLAKGIVKREVIRVVTPGTVLDANLLDAKDNNYLASLSPAKDGFGLSFLDISTGDFFMAEVAGRSNLAELDTLLARFAPREIVLPEGVQIEAGLASLLRQYTQAVNAYDDWTFDRDTALRTLLDHFKVASLEGFGCSGMKAGISAAGAAIRYIGETQKTGLANIRRIKPYLAREHMVLDASCSRNLELVKNMFDGSSRGTLLSVLDHTVTSMGGRKLREWLLNPLRDAGEIERRLDAVAEFKNDHQLRANLRTALGAVYDLERLISRVSLGAANARDLLALKQSFTALPRIREHLAGCMAKLIFAMTGDWDDLQEVLQLIDRAVSDDPPYALREGKLIKKGFNAELDELRSISSEGKGWIAGIEQRERERTGINSLKVSYNRVFGYYIEITRANLANVPQDFIRKQTLANAERFITPELKEFEEKVLGAEEKILDLEYRLFLQVRDNVAASTVRVQDMAGRLAVIDCLASLAEAAARNSYARPIILEGDLLKIVEGRHPVIEQLVEERFIPNDTVLDCEENQIMILTGPNMAGKSTYMRQVALITLMAQMGGFVPAREAQIGIVDRIFTRVGASDFIARGQSTFMVEMNETANILNNATDRSLIILDEIGRGTSTFDGISIAWAVAEHIHTRLRARTLFATHYHELTELALTMDRVKNCTVAIKEWNDQIVFLRRVVEGGADKSYGIQVARLAGLPASVIDRAKEVLANLEQAEFNELGEPVAASHLPGTGAGGGPKAPGNGKDGEGADAPQPQLGLFATEAGLLFKEIADLNLDAMTPLDAMNKLHELKKKVEGDS
- a CDS encoding diguanylate cyclase yields the protein MLVARERKIYRNFILSTGLVTALVLSVIFLDMAFRTRQLMNEENLIQARVLFNTIVLTRKWNANYGGVYVEKRPGVSSNPYLEDPDIRTSEGKVFTLRNPALMTREISEYAAREGLFRFHITSLKLLNPGNAADVFETEALREFERGNLKEMSKVENSNGRSSFRYMAPLYVDESCLQCHGRQDYRLGDVRGGISITFDIEDLQKKIKTNTFWIFFFGITSTAMLLGLIAVFMARLIKKLADARQQIERIAITDELTGLYNRRHVLDRFGEEFEKSARLKTNLSCIIADIDHFKNVNDRYGHLKGDGVLKEVGRLLKSTARAYDIAGRYGGEEFLIILPATSLEQAWNYGERIRMQVKETMMDDVQVTISMGVTEIQAGDASIDDLIRRADDALYRAKDAGRDRVDWLPRF
- the rplI gene encoding 50S ribosomal protein L9; the encoded protein is MQVILREDIDKLGKIGDLVKVADGYARNYLVPGKKAIEATPDNVHAMEHAKKMVADRLRKLKKEAAADADQIKGLSIEIKAKVGEEGKLFGSVTPMDIIEAAKAKGVTIDKRKIVLEEPIKRVGEYTITVKLHADVTADFKVSVTAAE
- the dnaB gene encoding replicative DNA helicase, which codes for MALETEISLQKLPPQNIEAEQMVLGAIMIENDAMNKVVELLSPEDFYKDAHRRIFKVMIDMFESGEAIDLVTLPDALRGKVGLEAIGGASYLAALVSMVPTAANIKNHARIVREKSVLRRLIHSATDIVTQSYDDARTIDIDELLDRAEKSIFEIAQNKIRDSFVSMKNIVGHSFAIVERLYERKEMVTGLPTGFVDLDERTSGFQPSDLIIIAGRPSMGKTAFVLNIAAHAAIDKGKSVAIFSLEMSKEQLVLRLLGSESRVDAHRLRTGHLSERDWPALSNAAGRLAEAPIFIDDTAAISVLEMRAKARRLKADQGVDLLIVDYLQLMRGRGDEGSREQEISNISRSLKALAKELQIPVVALSQLNRAVETRPGREKRPMLADLRESGAIEQDADVILFIYRDEVYNKCECPHDGECLCGRRGVAEVIIGKQRNGPIGKVDLTFINRYTRFENAEKRF
- a CDS encoding cyclic nucleotide-binding domain-containing protein, translated to MASEKAAITDRLQKYIDKAEWKSAIAEMEKLFAIDPDPIVRVRIGDARQKLNQKAEAIKEYMTAAHLYAEKGFVVRALAQYKLALRLDPGNREAQQRMEGLHSNKTVSELKLEPTVEGEAQPTRSVIPLFSDLTQEEFNEFTKRMMIHTVPAGKPIVREGEAGSSVYIVTRGSVRVYSSIQNKRVDLAVLQASDFFGEIAFLTGNPRTATVEAAEPTDLLEVAEEDLRDVIQKWPRVKEVLQNYYEERVKGTMEKMKGAL
- the amrB gene encoding AmmeMemoRadiSam system protein B gives rise to the protein MRRHPAVAGQFYKGTAEGLRQQVESFVVPAAEKVRALGILSPHAGLMYSGTVAGAVYSRLDLPDTFILIGPNHTGLGAPISIMARGSWETPLGTVAIDEALAGILLSRSSRIREDSLAHLHEHSLEVQLPFIQYFKKDFSMVPIQMMDTRLETCLELGRAVAGAIRDRMGSERQGTKDERSGNVLIVASSDMSHYEAASIAKEKDQKAIKQILNRDPAGLYRTIREYGITMCGYGPAVAMLTACNELGATRADLVKYTNSGEVSGDFDRVVGYAGIIVS
- a CDS encoding prepilin-type N-terminal cleavage/methylation domain-containing protein; translated protein: MMKIRKENGISLVELMVVISIVAILVGFTSVGRDVIRRGQVMGAAKQLLADLQHARMDAMTQDSRGFGIRFASSKSYAVFQFNDCNNDFNYDAGTCPGGTREEANPVLRTLPGTVILNKSDLKTDISNEVRIFDRFGRSRQETGGVGGITVIVSDSATPGMVHCIKISASRVIEGRWNGGECTM